The proteins below come from a single Eucalyptus grandis isolate ANBG69807.140 chromosome 3, ASM1654582v1, whole genome shotgun sequence genomic window:
- the LOC104438016 gene encoding protein LAZ1 homolog 2 — protein sequence MESKYSSSSGAIYGDLHKPAVIIAACFVLVASPLSLFLIFQHLQYYTNPAEQKWVVVVLSMVPVYAIESIISLWNPKLSLACDLLRNCYEAFALYSFGRYLIACLGGEREVIKLLEDESRKLLQKPLLDHTNTSPKKKGSRVWDFIFQPCVLGEDLLTIEKFGLVQYMILKTVCAFLALILELLGVYGDGEFKWNYGYPYIAVVLNFSQMWALFCLVQFYNATHERLKSIKPLAKFISFKAIVFATWWQGVGIALLCAFHVLPKEEKLQTGVQDFLICIEMSMAAVAHVFVFPVEPYRYVPIAESPKVTTEKTVAEVKLEEGDKEKPAVVEKTDTKVEVAGTSITESVQDIIVEGGHRVVKDVVLTINQAIEPVEKGVAKIHETIHQRSEESDEKDEQVEEVEAKERVELEGEGGERETVVSIEDRVVK from the exons ATGGAATCAAAATATTCCTCGTCCTCGGGTGCCATTTACGGCGACCTCCATAAACCAGCAGTTATCATCGCTGCATGCTTCGTACTTGTAGCATCGCCCCTGTCcctttttctcatatttcaGCATCTCCAGTACTACACAAATCCCGCT GAACAAAAGTGGGTAGTTGTGGTCCTTTCCATGGTTCCAGTCTATGCAATTGAATCA ATAATATCGTTGTGGAACCCAAAGTTGTCTCTTGCGTGTGACCTACTGAGAAACTGCTATGAAGCATTTGCTTTGTATTCTTTTGGAAGATACTTGATTGCCTGTCTGG GTGGCGAGAGAGAAGTTATCAAACTACTTGAAGATGAATCGAGGAAATTGCTCCAAAAGCCACTCCTGGACCACACGAACACAAGTCCAAAGAAAAAAGGTAGCAGAGTTTGGGACTTCATCTTTCAACCATGTGTTCTCGGAGAAGATCTGCTCACCATTGAGAAATTCGGTCTTGTGCAGTAT ATGATTCTGAAGACAGTATGTGCATTTTTAGCACTTATTTTGGAGCTCCTTGGTGTCTACGGTGACGGTGAATTCAAATGGAATTATGG GTATCCGTACATTGCGGTGGTACTGAACTTCAGCCAGATGTGGGCATTGTTTTGCCTTGTTCAGTTCTATAATGCGACTCATGAGAGACTTAAATCCATAAAGCCGTTGGCTAAGTTCATCAGCTTCAAGGCTATCGTATTCGCCACTTGGTGGCAAGGCGTGGGGATTGCACTTCTATGTGCCTTTCATGTTctgccaaaagaagaaaagctgcAAACTGGAGTGCAGGATTTTCTTATCTGCATAGAA ATGTCCATGGCAGCTGTTGCTCATGTTTTTGTCTTTCCGGTGGAGCCATACCGTTATGTCCCAATCGCAGAAAGCCCAAAAGTCACCACGGAAAAGACAGTCGCTGAAGTAAAGTTGGAAGAGGGTGATAAAGAGAAACCAGCCGTGGTTGAGAAGACTGACACGAAGGTGGAGGTTGCTGGTACTAGCATCACCGAGAGTGTCCAGGACATTATTGTCGAGGGCGGTCATCGC GTGGTGAAGGATGTTGTGCTGACAATAAATCAAGCAATAGAGCCAGTCGAAAAGGGGGTGGCAAAGATCCACGAGACGATCCACCAAAGATCAGAGGAGTCCGATGAAAAGGATGAACAAGTGGAAGAGGTAGAGGCCAAGGAACGTGTTGAGCTTGAGGGCGAAGGCGGGGAGAGGGAAACTGTCGTCAGCATAGAAGACAGAGTAGTCAAATGA
- the LOC104438017 gene encoding uncharacterized protein LOC104438017 produces MDSAATTSRIVEKLKLTPHPEGGFFSETFRDTSIHLSRSQLPPHYKVDRPVSTSIYFMLPAGSVSHLHRIPCAETWHFYLGEPLTVRLNSNGSFKLTCIGSDLTVDNQQPQYTVPPNVWFGSFPTKDYTISPDGSVLKAAPRDAEKHYSLVGCTCAPAFQFQDFELAKRSDFLSRFPNLEPVLSILTLPD; encoded by the exons ATGGATTCTGCAGCAACAACGTCGCGTATCGTGGAGAAACTGAAGCTCACGCCCCATCCGGAAGGTGGGTTTTTCTCCGAGACCTTCAGGGACACCTCTATTCATCTCTCCAGATCTCAGCTTCCGCCTCACT ACAAGGTTGATCGACCCGTGAGCACATCCATCTACTTTATGCTGCCGGCGGGAAGTGTGTCACACCTCCACCGTATACCTTGTGCTGAGACCTGGCATTTTTATTTGGGAGAACCTCTCACGGTACGGCTAAATTCCA ATGGAAGTTTCAAATTAACCTGCATTGGATCTGACCTTACTGTAGACAATCAGCAACCACAGTACACAGTGCCTCCAAATGTATGGTTCGGTTCGTTTCCGACGAAGGACTATACCATCTCTCCGGATGGCTCCGTGCTCAAAGCTGCCCCAAGGGATGCGGAGAAACACTACTCTCTGGTGGGTTGTACTTGTGCACCGGCCTTTCAGTTCCAGGACTTCGAGTTAGCTAAGCGCTCTGACTTTCTTTCTCGGTTTCCCAATCTGGAGCCTGTCCTCTCTATTCTCACCCTGCCTGATTGA
- the LOC104438019 gene encoding LOW QUALITY PROTEIN: pollen receptor-like kinase 3 (The sequence of the model RefSeq protein was modified relative to this genomic sequence to represent the inferred CDS: inserted 1 base in 1 codon), with protein MAFAAVGSVLLSLLIISFTKLSLSAPEDALLQFKRSLGNADALDSWAPGSHPCNGWIGIICFDGIITGLHLSDMGLSGKIDIDALQSLRGLRTLSFVNNVFAGPMPEFNRLGAIKSLLLSRNKFSGEISSNFFQHMASLKKIWLADNNFSGNIPESLMQLPXLMELHLEGNEFSGRIPVIKHEKLTSLDLSDNKLEGEIPESLSKFNSKSFEGNPGLCGKPLDKVCPGKETPLTDTTTVKPPQPPPPVNEQKSSERLSIILWTVAGLVAAGVLLTAIVSSRRRRDDDFSILGRDNVREAVQVPISGVKPVRTGSSRKGSSKRKAQSSKHGLGNLMMLSDEKGEFGLADLMRASAEVLGNGGLGCAYKAVMSNGQSVVVKRMREMNALDKDEFDAEIRRFAGLRHPNILTPLAYHYRRDEKLLVSEYIPMGSLLYILHGDRGISHRELNWPTRLKIVKGVASGLAFLHSELASYDLPHGNLKSSNILLSSDYEPLLNDYGFHHLINPSQAAQTLFAYKAPEISQQGSISPKCDVYCLGLIILEVLMGKLPSQYISSGKSGTDVVMLVHSAISEEREAEVIDPEMAGSTESKSEMLQLLHIGAACTEKNPDHRLDLREAIRKLEE; from the exons ATGGCTTTCGCTGCTGTTGGCTCcgtcctcctctccctccttaTCATCTCCTTCACAAAATTGTCTTTGTCCGCACCTGAAGATGCTCTTCTCCAATTCAAGAGGTCTTTAGGGAACGCCGATGCTTTGGATTCCTGGGCTCCTGGATCGCATCCGTGCAATGGTTGGATCGGCATCATTTGCTTTGATGGAATCATCACAGGGCTCCATCTTTCTGACATGGGCTTGTCCGGAAAGATTGACATCGATGCACTGCAGAGCTTACGCGGCCTGAGGACTCTCAGCTTCGTGAACAATGTCTTTGCAGGTCCAATGCCAGAATTCAATCGACTGGGTGCGATAAAGTCCCTGCTGTTATCCAGGAACAAATTCTCTGGGGAAATCTCGAGCAACTTTTTTCAGCACATGGCGTCTCTCAAGAAGATCTGGCTCGCTGATAACAACTTCTCAGGGAACATACCAGAGTCCCTGATGCAACTGC ACCTTATGGAGCTTCACCTTGAAGGGAACGAATTCTCAGGGCGCATTCCTGTGATTAAGCACGAGAAGCTCACTTCCCTGGACCTGTCAGACAACAAGTTGGAGGGTGAAATCCCGGAAAGTTTGTCTAAATTCAATTCCAAGTCTTTCGAAGGGAATCCTGGACTTTGTGGGAAGCCACTCGATAAAGTCTGCCCTGGCAAAGAAACGCCTTTGACAGACACGACAACCGTGAAACCGCCTCAGCCACCTCCACCGGTCAATGAACAGAAGAGCAGTGAAAGGCTCAGCATAATTCTTTGGACAGTGGCGGGATTGGTAGCTGCGGGGGTTCTTCTGACTGCGATAGTTTCTTCCAGGCGGAGAAGGGATGATGATTTCAGCATTTTAGGGAGAGATAATGTCCGTGAGGCTGTCCAAGTCCCAATTTCCGGGGTGAAGCCCGTGCGAACAGGGTCTAGCAGGAAAGGCAGTTCAAAAAGAAAGGCTCAGAGCAGCAAGCACGGTTTGGGCAATCTCATGATGCTGAGCGACGAGAAGGGTGAATTCGGATTGGCTGATCTAATGAGGGCCTCTGCGGAGGTGCTCGGAAATGGTGGGTTGGGTTGTGCATACAAGGCTGTGATGTCGAACGGCCAGTCCGTGGTGGTGAAGAGGATGAGGGAAATGAATGCTTTAGATAAAGATGAGTTCGACGCTGAGATTAGACGTTTTGCTGGACTACGGCACCCAAATATACTGACCCCACTGGCCTACCATTATAGGAGGGACGAGAAGCTCTTGGTTTCGGAATACATTCCTATGGGGAGCTTGTTATACATATTACATG GTGATCGTGGAATTAGTCATAGAGAGCtgaattggccaacccgattgAAGATCGTCAAGGGAGTCGCAAGTGGACTAGCTTTTCTCCATTCAGAGCTTGCATCCTATGACCTGCCTCATGGAAACCTCAAGTCGAGCAACATTCTTCTGAGCTCAGATTATGAGCCATTGCTCAACGACTACGGCTTCCATCATCTGATCAACCCCTCTCAAGCTGCGCAAACCTTGTTTGCATATAAGGCGCCTGAGATTTCACAGCAAGGGAGCATCTCACCGAAGTGCGATGTTTATTGTCTCGGATTAATCATCCTTGAAGTCCTCATGGGGAAGCTCCCTTCTCAGTATATTAGCAGCGGGAAGAGCGGAACTGATGTGGTGATGTTGGTTCACTCAGCGATCTCAGAGGAAAGAGAGGCCGAAGTCATTGATCCAGAGATGGCGGGTTCAACAGAATCAAAAAGCGAGATGCTGCAACTCCTTCATATAGGAGCTGCCTGCACAGAGAAGAACCCTGATCATCGGCTTGACCTGAGAGAAGCAATTAGAAAACTGGAAGAGTGA
- the LOC104438020 gene encoding photosystem I chlorophyll a/b-binding protein 6, chloroplastic, with protein sequence MALAIVSSSLSTVPTRESPRKWLPGKVAVSASSPARTRVKATKGVSSVCEPLPPDRPLWFPGSSPPEWLDGSLPGDFGFDPLGLGSDPELLKWFAQAELMHSRWAMLGVAGILIPEMLGRLGFIENYSWYNAGTQEYFADTTTLFVVQLALMGWVEGRRWADMIKPGSVDIDFKLPNKKKPKPDVGYPGGFWFDPMMWGMGSPEPVMVLRTKEIKNGRLAMLAFVGFWFQAIYTGDGPIENLLNHIADPGHCNIFSAFTSS encoded by the exons ATGGCCTTAGCCATTGTTTCTTCCTCGCTGTCGACCGTCCCGACCAG GGAAAGCCCGAGGAAATGGCTCCCCGGGAAGGTTGCGGTCAGTGCGAGCTCGCCGGCGAGGACTCGCGTGAAGGCGACGAAAGGGGTCTCCAGCGTTTGCGAGCCGCTTCCTCCCGATCGACCTCTCTGGTTTCCGGGTAGCTCGCCCCCTGAGTGGCTCGATGGCAG CCTTCCAGGAGATTTCGGCTTCGACCCGCTTGGCCTAG GGTCTGATCCAGAGTTGCTTAAGTGGTTTGCACAAGCCGAACTGATGCATAGCAGATGGGCGATGCTTGGGGTGGCTGGAATTCTGATTCCCGAAATGCTCGGAAGATTAGGCTTCATAGAGAACTACTCATGGTACAATGCTGGCACTCAAGAATACTTTGCTGATACCACGACCTTATTTGTGGTGCAGTTAGCCTTGATGGGTTGGGTAGAGGGAAGAAGATGGGCTGATATGATCAAGCCGGGTAGTGTCGACATCGATTTCAAGCtcccaaacaaaaagaaaccaaaGCCTGACGTTGGTTATCCTGGTGGATTTTGGTTTGATCCAATGATGTGGGGGATGGGTTCTCCAGAGCCCGTCATGGTATTGAggacaaaggaaataaaaaacgGACGCCTAGCGATGCTAGCATTCGTGGGGTTCTGGTTCCAAGCCATTTACACAGGCGACGGCCCCATTGAGAACTTATTGAATCACATTGCAGATCCTGGTCACTGCAACATTTTTTCG GCTTTCACGTCTAGTTGA
- the LOC104438021 gene encoding uncharacterized protein LOC104438021, which produces MHLARITPHKSSSVLFSSSSSFPTCYIRERQFQFNVISPAMGISGSETPSQASPPTPKPTAPPPPTTTNSPPSIEVETANCASCGFTEECTPAYILRIRQRYQGRWLCGLCIQAVKDELLRSDRLISTEEALNRHISFCKKFKSSDPLKETENPISAMGKLIRRSLDSPKAIRTKSSSALPGIDAVTGITTPVLARSGSCFSSISS; this is translated from the coding sequence ATGCATCTTGCCCGCATAACCCCACACAAATCTTCCTCTGttcttttctcctcctcctcctccttccccacATGTTATATTAGAGAACGacaatttcaattcaatgttATCTCACCAGCTATGGGCATCTCAGGCTCAGAGACCCCATCACAAGCCTCACCACCAACACCGAAGCCAACAGCACCACCACCGCCAACAACGACAAATTCGCCTCCTTCGATTGAAGTGGAGACTGCAAACTGTGCTTCCTGTGGGTTCACAGAGGAATGCACCCCTGCATATATCCTCCGGATTCGACAACGGTACCAAGGAAGATGGCTCTGTGGGCTCTGCATTCAGGCGGTGAAGGACGAGCTCTTGCGATCGGACAGGCTCATATCCACCGAGGAGGCATTGAATAGGCACATCAGCTTTTGCAAGAAGTTCAAGTCATCCGATCCCTTGAAGGAGACAGAGAACCCCATCTCTGCCATGGGGAAACTGATCAGGCGCAGCTTGGATTCGCCGAAGGCTATCCGGACAAAATCGAGCAGCGCTTTGCCAGGGATCGATGCAGTAACGGGCATAACTACGCCGGTGCTTGCTCGGTCAGGGAGCTGCTTCTCTTCTATATCTAGTTGA